A window from Clupea harengus chromosome 14, Ch_v2.0.2, whole genome shotgun sequence encodes these proteins:
- the ccdc175 gene encoding myosin heavy chain, non-muscle isoform X3, which yields MASCLVPDFPAVLLALEHLGELEKQLKDEDVSFSQEASHHLREIATAIKALEASRKAVHEQLEVETIESSKVRHQVLRIRDEVVYEITDGVAAARDVNATQLNQLQDELKNLMEEIESMEVKRGLLEGQNALLYPERARVKQNHENVISLLNFQLAEKASKQILLNEKMNEIEDVKAKIACVEIIRADLLNELTQERNMFNEAKNILEAQIEQCENRIQQQKKNIGQIRRELDNLTNDLQEKEDREADHRNTIYQVGLIITRLTSTKNKLKDQLAEEIRKSVKLEQNRVVLEQELAELTETFRKREELLQQSIIETKEEIEQSLLMNAIHLASVTRLTDHFNIQRKLEDDTMGEHSAMARRLEWSKLRLDERFASIAKYKLEIKEMEEGMRQLNETTVVNSDLFKRNLEEMKVQLAKEKKIRAAYEAERQELCHSLENLKVAHKGHMREVNEAIEQTKARSLELREEQEEKLQDHVLIGSLIERLKMTVANTVEATKAMEVSYAVEMQQLEEEAEALTEQRLELEELLSAVESVLGGVEGEFDVAQTRHQTLTKDTTDLKHRKMQLELCIQDTQINTALILKPKEELKQELVDLRRRHMEVLKFQGEQLSETEKVIYENGLMLEQVNRENCRLHVCIEQMKEGIFNAKQDKDRHTQETEWLSEEVRSLFQSLVDAWVNDIVVTKASIF from the exons ATGGCTTCTTGCTTAGTGCCAGATTTCCCAGCTGTGCTTCTCGCTTTGGAGCACTTGGGCGAGTTAG aaaagcagCTGAAAGATGAAGACGTCTCGTTCAGCCAAGAAGCAAGTCACCACCTGAGAGAGATAGCAACTGCAATTAAAGCACTG GAGGCGTCCCGAAAGGCAGTCCACGAACAACTTGAGGTTGAAACTATTGAAAGTAGCAAGGTCCGTCACCAGGTTCTTCGTATTCGTGATGAAGTAGTCTATGAAATAACAG ATGGTGTGGCGGCAGCAAGAGATGTCAATGCAACTCAGCTTAACCAACTTCAAGATGAACTTAAAAACCTTATGGAAGAAATTGAGTCAATGGAAGTGAAACGAGGACTTCTTGAGGGGCAAAACGCACTGCTTTA TCCAGAGAGAGCACGTGTGAAACAAAACCATGAAAATGTCATCAGCCTGCTCAACTTCCAACTGGCAGAGAAGGCCAGCAAGCAGATCTTGCTCAACGAGAAGATGAATGAGATTGAAGATGTGAAGGCCAAAATAGCCTGTGTGGAAATTATCAGAGCTGATCTACTCAATGAACTCACCCAGGAAAGGAACATGTTTAACGAGGCGAAGAACATTTTGGAAGCACAG ATTGAGCAGTGCGAGAATAGAATCCAACAGCAGAAAAAGAACATTGGCCAGATACGCAGAGAGCTGGATAATCTTACCAATGACCTGCAGGAAAAGGAAGACAGGGAGGCTGATCATCGGAat ACCATATATCAGGTTGGTCTTATCATAACCAGACTAACATCAACAAAGAACAAACTTAAAGACCAACTCGCAGAGGAAATCAGAAAGTCTGTGAAGCTTGAACAAAACAG AGTGGTCCTTGAACAGGAGCTTGCGGAACTAACAGAGACtttcaggaagagagaggaactcCTTCAGCAAAGCATTATAGAG acaaaAGAGGAGATTGAGCAGAGTCTGCTTATGAATGCCATTCATCTTGCATCAGTGACAAGATTGACAGATCATTTCAACATCCAGAGAAAACTTGAGGATGATACCATGGGTGAACACAGTGCCATGGCTAGGCG ACTGGAGTGGTCAAAACTGAGACTGGATGAACGCTTTGCCTCCATTGCCAAGTATAAATTAGAAATCAAAGAAATGGAGGAGGGGATGAGACAACTCAATGAAACAACTGT AGTGAACTCTGACCTGTTCAAGAGGAATCTTGAGGAGATGAAAGTACAGCtggcaaaagaaaagaagatcAG AGCGGCATATGAAGCTGAGAGACAAGAACTCTGTCATTCTCTGGAGAACTTGAAAGTAGCACACAAGGGGCACATGAGGGAGGTCAACGAAGCCATCGAGCAGACCAAGGCGCGAAGCCTCGAACTACGAGAGGAG CAGGAGGAGAAGCTCCAGGACCACGTGCTCATAGGTTCTCTGATAGAGCGTCTCAAGATGACGGTGGCTAACACGGTGGAGGCCACCAAAGCCATGGAGGTTTCCTACGCCGTTGAGATGCAGCAGTTGGAG GAAGAAGCTGAGGCACTGACTGAACAACGGCTGGAGTTGGAGGAGCTGCTGAGTGCAGTGGAGTCCGTCTTGGGGGGCGTGGAGGGCGAGTTTGACGTCGCCCAGACCCGACACCAGACACTGACTAAAGACACGACAG acCTGAAGCATAGAAAGATGCAACTGGAGCTCTGTATTCAGGATACCCAAATCAACACTGCTCTTATTCTCAAACCAAAG GAGGAGCTGAAGCAAGAGTTGGTGGATTTAAGGAGGAGACACATGGAGGTTCTCAAGTTCCAGGGAGAGCAGTTGAGCGAGACAGAGAAGGTCATCTATGAGAACGGATTGATGCTGGAGCAGGTCAACCGTGAGAACTGCCGCTTACATGTA TGCATTGAACAAATGAAAGAGGGCATATTCAATGCCAAGCAagataaagacagacacacacaggagacagagTGGCTGAGCGAGGAAGTTCGCTCTCTTTTCC AGAGCCTGGTCGATGCTTGGGTGAATGACATTGTGGTTACCAAGGCAAGTATTTTTTAA
- the ccdc175 gene encoding myosin heavy chain, non-muscle isoform X1, producing MASCLVPDFPAVLLALEHLGELEKQLKDEDVSFSQEASHHLREIATAIKALEASRKAVHEQLEVETIESSKVRHQVLRIRDEVVYEITDGVAAARDVNATQLNQLQDELKNLMEEIESMEVKRGLLEGQNALLYPERARVKQNHENVISLLNFQLAEKASKQILLNEKMNEIEDVKAKIACVEIIRADLLNELTQERNMFNEAKNILEAQIEQCENRIQQQKKNIGQIRRELDNLTNDLQEKEDREADHRNTIYQVGLIITRLTSTKNKLKDQLAEEIRKSVKLEQNRVVLEQELAELTETFRKREELLQQSIIETKEEIEQSLLMNAIHLASVTRLTDHFNIQRKLEDDTMGEHSAMARRLEWSKLRLDERFASIAKYKLEIKEMEEGMRQLNETTVVNSDLFKRNLEEMKVQLAKEKKIRAAYEAERQELCHSLENLKVAHKGHMREVNEAIEQTKARSLELREEQEEKLQDHVLIGSLIERLKMTVANTVEATKAMEVSYAVEMQQLEEEAEALTEQRLELEELLSAVESVLGGVEGEFDVAQTRHQTLTKDTTDLKHRKMQLELCIQDTQINTALILKPKEELKQELVDLRRRHMEVLKFQGEQLSETEKVIYENGLMLEQVNRENCRLHVCIEQMKEGIFNAKQDKDRHTQETEWLSEEVRSLFRESSQTPEVHSLETPIKSGLFYGPQLTDLVLHVCTDFFVLMLAY from the exons ATGGCTTCTTGCTTAGTGCCAGATTTCCCAGCTGTGCTTCTCGCTTTGGAGCACTTGGGCGAGTTAG aaaagcagCTGAAAGATGAAGACGTCTCGTTCAGCCAAGAAGCAAGTCACCACCTGAGAGAGATAGCAACTGCAATTAAAGCACTG GAGGCGTCCCGAAAGGCAGTCCACGAACAACTTGAGGTTGAAACTATTGAAAGTAGCAAGGTCCGTCACCAGGTTCTTCGTATTCGTGATGAAGTAGTCTATGAAATAACAG ATGGTGTGGCGGCAGCAAGAGATGTCAATGCAACTCAGCTTAACCAACTTCAAGATGAACTTAAAAACCTTATGGAAGAAATTGAGTCAATGGAAGTGAAACGAGGACTTCTTGAGGGGCAAAACGCACTGCTTTA TCCAGAGAGAGCACGTGTGAAACAAAACCATGAAAATGTCATCAGCCTGCTCAACTTCCAACTGGCAGAGAAGGCCAGCAAGCAGATCTTGCTCAACGAGAAGATGAATGAGATTGAAGATGTGAAGGCCAAAATAGCCTGTGTGGAAATTATCAGAGCTGATCTACTCAATGAACTCACCCAGGAAAGGAACATGTTTAACGAGGCGAAGAACATTTTGGAAGCACAG ATTGAGCAGTGCGAGAATAGAATCCAACAGCAGAAAAAGAACATTGGCCAGATACGCAGAGAGCTGGATAATCTTACCAATGACCTGCAGGAAAAGGAAGACAGGGAGGCTGATCATCGGAat ACCATATATCAGGTTGGTCTTATCATAACCAGACTAACATCAACAAAGAACAAACTTAAAGACCAACTCGCAGAGGAAATCAGAAAGTCTGTGAAGCTTGAACAAAACAG AGTGGTCCTTGAACAGGAGCTTGCGGAACTAACAGAGACtttcaggaagagagaggaactcCTTCAGCAAAGCATTATAGAG acaaaAGAGGAGATTGAGCAGAGTCTGCTTATGAATGCCATTCATCTTGCATCAGTGACAAGATTGACAGATCATTTCAACATCCAGAGAAAACTTGAGGATGATACCATGGGTGAACACAGTGCCATGGCTAGGCG ACTGGAGTGGTCAAAACTGAGACTGGATGAACGCTTTGCCTCCATTGCCAAGTATAAATTAGAAATCAAAGAAATGGAGGAGGGGATGAGACAACTCAATGAAACAACTGT AGTGAACTCTGACCTGTTCAAGAGGAATCTTGAGGAGATGAAAGTACAGCtggcaaaagaaaagaagatcAG AGCGGCATATGAAGCTGAGAGACAAGAACTCTGTCATTCTCTGGAGAACTTGAAAGTAGCACACAAGGGGCACATGAGGGAGGTCAACGAAGCCATCGAGCAGACCAAGGCGCGAAGCCTCGAACTACGAGAGGAG CAGGAGGAGAAGCTCCAGGACCACGTGCTCATAGGTTCTCTGATAGAGCGTCTCAAGATGACGGTGGCTAACACGGTGGAGGCCACCAAAGCCATGGAGGTTTCCTACGCCGTTGAGATGCAGCAGTTGGAG GAAGAAGCTGAGGCACTGACTGAACAACGGCTGGAGTTGGAGGAGCTGCTGAGTGCAGTGGAGTCCGTCTTGGGGGGCGTGGAGGGCGAGTTTGACGTCGCCCAGACCCGACACCAGACACTGACTAAAGACACGACAG acCTGAAGCATAGAAAGATGCAACTGGAGCTCTGTATTCAGGATACCCAAATCAACACTGCTCTTATTCTCAAACCAAAG GAGGAGCTGAAGCAAGAGTTGGTGGATTTAAGGAGGAGACACATGGAGGTTCTCAAGTTCCAGGGAGAGCAGTTGAGCGAGACAGAGAAGGTCATCTATGAGAACGGATTGATGCTGGAGCAGGTCAACCGTGAGAACTGCCGCTTACATGTA TGCATTGAACAAATGAAAGAGGGCATATTCAATGCCAAGCAagataaagacagacacacacaggagacagagTGGCTGAGCGAGGAAGTTCGCTCTCTTTTCCGTGAGTCCTCACAAACACCAGAAGTACATAGCCTGGAGACACCTATTAAATCAGGCCTTTTTTATGGCCCTCAGTTGACTGATTTGGTACTACATGTTTGcactgatttttttgttttgatgttgGCGTATTAA
- the ccdc175 gene encoding myosin heavy chain, non-muscle isoform X2: MASCLVPDFPAVLLALEHLGELEKQLKDEDVSFSQEASHHLREIATAIKALEASRKAVHEQLEVETIESSKVRHQVLRIRDEVVYEITDGVAAARDVNATQLNQLQDELKNLMEEIESMEVKRGLLEGQNALLYPERARVKQNHENVISLLNFQLAEKASKQILLNEKMNEIEDVKAKIACVEIIRADLLNELTQERNMFNEAKNILEAQIEQCENRIQQQKKNIGQIRRELDNLTNDLQEKEDREADHRNTIYQVGLIITRLTSTKNKLKDQLAEEIRKSVKLEQNRVVLEQELAELTETFRKREELLQQSIIETKEEIEQSLLMNAIHLASVTRLTDHFNIQRKLEDDTMGEHSAMARRLEWSKLRLDERFASIAKYKLEIKEMEEGMRQLNETTVVNSDLFKRNLEEMKVQLAKEKKIRAAYEAERQELCHSLENLKVAHKGHMREVNEAIEQTKARSLELREEEEKLQDHVLIGSLIERLKMTVANTVEATKAMEVSYAVEMQQLEEEAEALTEQRLELEELLSAVESVLGGVEGEFDVAQTRHQTLTKDTTDLKHRKMQLELCIQDTQINTALILKPKEELKQELVDLRRRHMEVLKFQGEQLSETEKVIYENGLMLEQVNRENCRLHVCIEQMKEGIFNAKQDKDRHTQETEWLSEEVRSLFRESSQTPEVHSLETPIKSGLFYGPQLTDLVLHVCTDFFVLMLAY, from the exons ATGGCTTCTTGCTTAGTGCCAGATTTCCCAGCTGTGCTTCTCGCTTTGGAGCACTTGGGCGAGTTAG aaaagcagCTGAAAGATGAAGACGTCTCGTTCAGCCAAGAAGCAAGTCACCACCTGAGAGAGATAGCAACTGCAATTAAAGCACTG GAGGCGTCCCGAAAGGCAGTCCACGAACAACTTGAGGTTGAAACTATTGAAAGTAGCAAGGTCCGTCACCAGGTTCTTCGTATTCGTGATGAAGTAGTCTATGAAATAACAG ATGGTGTGGCGGCAGCAAGAGATGTCAATGCAACTCAGCTTAACCAACTTCAAGATGAACTTAAAAACCTTATGGAAGAAATTGAGTCAATGGAAGTGAAACGAGGACTTCTTGAGGGGCAAAACGCACTGCTTTA TCCAGAGAGAGCACGTGTGAAACAAAACCATGAAAATGTCATCAGCCTGCTCAACTTCCAACTGGCAGAGAAGGCCAGCAAGCAGATCTTGCTCAACGAGAAGATGAATGAGATTGAAGATGTGAAGGCCAAAATAGCCTGTGTGGAAATTATCAGAGCTGATCTACTCAATGAACTCACCCAGGAAAGGAACATGTTTAACGAGGCGAAGAACATTTTGGAAGCACAG ATTGAGCAGTGCGAGAATAGAATCCAACAGCAGAAAAAGAACATTGGCCAGATACGCAGAGAGCTGGATAATCTTACCAATGACCTGCAGGAAAAGGAAGACAGGGAGGCTGATCATCGGAat ACCATATATCAGGTTGGTCTTATCATAACCAGACTAACATCAACAAAGAACAAACTTAAAGACCAACTCGCAGAGGAAATCAGAAAGTCTGTGAAGCTTGAACAAAACAG AGTGGTCCTTGAACAGGAGCTTGCGGAACTAACAGAGACtttcaggaagagagaggaactcCTTCAGCAAAGCATTATAGAG acaaaAGAGGAGATTGAGCAGAGTCTGCTTATGAATGCCATTCATCTTGCATCAGTGACAAGATTGACAGATCATTTCAACATCCAGAGAAAACTTGAGGATGATACCATGGGTGAACACAGTGCCATGGCTAGGCG ACTGGAGTGGTCAAAACTGAGACTGGATGAACGCTTTGCCTCCATTGCCAAGTATAAATTAGAAATCAAAGAAATGGAGGAGGGGATGAGACAACTCAATGAAACAACTGT AGTGAACTCTGACCTGTTCAAGAGGAATCTTGAGGAGATGAAAGTACAGCtggcaaaagaaaagaagatcAG AGCGGCATATGAAGCTGAGAGACAAGAACTCTGTCATTCTCTGGAGAACTTGAAAGTAGCACACAAGGGGCACATGAGGGAGGTCAACGAAGCCATCGAGCAGACCAAGGCGCGAAGCCTCGAACTACGAGAGGAG GAGGAGAAGCTCCAGGACCACGTGCTCATAGGTTCTCTGATAGAGCGTCTCAAGATGACGGTGGCTAACACGGTGGAGGCCACCAAAGCCATGGAGGTTTCCTACGCCGTTGAGATGCAGCAGTTGGAG GAAGAAGCTGAGGCACTGACTGAACAACGGCTGGAGTTGGAGGAGCTGCTGAGTGCAGTGGAGTCCGTCTTGGGGGGCGTGGAGGGCGAGTTTGACGTCGCCCAGACCCGACACCAGACACTGACTAAAGACACGACAG acCTGAAGCATAGAAAGATGCAACTGGAGCTCTGTATTCAGGATACCCAAATCAACACTGCTCTTATTCTCAAACCAAAG GAGGAGCTGAAGCAAGAGTTGGTGGATTTAAGGAGGAGACACATGGAGGTTCTCAAGTTCCAGGGAGAGCAGTTGAGCGAGACAGAGAAGGTCATCTATGAGAACGGATTGATGCTGGAGCAGGTCAACCGTGAGAACTGCCGCTTACATGTA TGCATTGAACAAATGAAAGAGGGCATATTCAATGCCAAGCAagataaagacagacacacacaggagacagagTGGCTGAGCGAGGAAGTTCGCTCTCTTTTCCGTGAGTCCTCACAAACACCAGAAGTACATAGCCTGGAGACACCTATTAAATCAGGCCTTTTTTATGGCCCTCAGTTGACTGATTTGGTACTACATGTTTGcactgatttttttgttttgatgttgGCGTATTAA